Genomic window (Longimicrobium sp.):
AAGCCGATCAGCTGCTGGCTTGCGTACGCGCCGACCCAAGCCAAGCTCCGGCTGAACACATCCGCGAAGCCGCGTGCCACATGGGCCGGCCACGCGGCAGCGAAAAGCTCGTTCAAAACCGCGTCGCCGAGCGCGGGGCGTACACGCAAGTCGAACCCGGGCGTCCGGAGCTCGACGGCCGCGCGTGGCGGGGAAGGGCGATGCGGAAAAGGACGTGGTTCAACAACCCCGGACAACTCGGCGAGCACCCATGTGGCATCCTTGTACCCGAGCATCCCGTGGGGATTGTCAGCCAGCTTCACCTCGAGCCTATCCAGATCGATGCCCTCGAACGACCGATACCGCTCCGCCTCGAACCAGATCTGCGTCGCCAGGTCGTTCATCGATCCGAGCACCCGCCGATTGTTCGTCCGCGCTACGATGGTTTCGCTCAGATTACCTAGCTGCGTGTCGATCCACTCGCCCGGTAGTTCCAGCCGCCGGAGCAGAGCCGGAAGTCGCGTACGGAATGTCGGGAGGGTGGTGTGCAGCGCGCGCCCTGGAGCGACTACGCAGACCAGGGTGGTAGGGTTCGTGTAGAGCACGAGCGAGCGCCCCGCGAACGGCACCGGCACGATGTTCACGTACCACTCGCCCAACGGCGTGGCGGGCTCCAGCGGCTGGGCGATGACGGGCAGCTTGGTGCCTTTCAGCAGGCGCTGCGTGCAACGGAAGATCATTCGTCTACCGGGCGATTGGCACCCTCCGACTCTGCCGCCATCAGCAGTTCGGAAGCACTTGTGTCGAGCGCCTCAGCGATAAGCCGAAGCACTCTGATCGTCGGTGACTTCAGCCCGCGCTCCAACTGGCTGATGTAGGTTGGGTGGAGCTTGCAGCGGAACGCCACCGCCTCCTGGGACATCCCCACAGTCTTCCGCCGCTGGGCGATCACTCGCCCCAGCACCTTCTCGAACGCGTCCATTGGCTCCAGTCGTGAGAGACCGAACCAGAGTCGCGCGACTAGTACTTTTGTACTAGAGACTATAGTATTAGTATTCGGGCGCGCCGAACTGTCTCACACCTGTGGAGGTCGTATGCTCATGATTGGTGAACAGCCACAACTCGCGTCACCGATGCGCCTGCTGGAGATGCTGGCGGACCGCTTCGGCGCGTTCGAAGCCGTCGCGAACTCGACCATTAAGCTAGCCCGCTATGCTCCTGCGGACGAACTCGCGATGGATATGCAGTTGGCGGAAGCGGTTCTAGAGTTCGGTACCGATCTGCGGGCGGCGTTGGTGCTTGCGCAAACGTGGGCCGAAGCAAAGGGCAGCGTGTGAGCAGGAAAACATGCTGGTACCAGTGCTATCTCCGCGGTCGCTTACACGGATTCTTCGTCAAAGTAGTCGCTATCAAGCTTCGGCACCTTGATGATTCGAGCCGAGACGCCGACTTCATGATCGATCATCAGGCTTGCGAGGCGCTTCCCATCAACAAGTACGATCCTTTCTACGGAGCGGGCGAAATCGAGCGCTTGTGGCGTATAGACGGACGTTGTGATGAACACTCCCTTGTTGGCGCGTTGTCCCGCAAGTGCCCCATAGAACGCCTGGATCTCCGGCCTGCCAACCGTCTGCTGCCAGCGTTTGGCTTGTACGTAAACCTTCTCCAAACCAAGCTTATCGAGGGAGATGACGCCATCGATGCCACCATCTCCACTCCCGCCGACGCGCTGCAAGTCCGTCCGGCTCGTGCCGTATCCCATCCGGTGTAGGAGATCCAGCACGATCGTTTCGAAATACGACGGCGAGACAGAAGCCAAGGCGTCGAGCACCTCCGCCGTCAACGTGCGGCGCAACTCGGCGAGTGCTTCTTCGAGCCGGTCATCTGGGCTCGCGAGCGCATCCCGCGACGGCATACCAGGCAACGCGGGTGGGGGCAGTGGTAGCTCACCGAGCGAATCGGGTCGCAGTGGAACGTCCATGTACTCGAAAGCGAGTACTTGGACGTCCCGGTCAGCGAGGGGAGAAGGATGAATCCGTGCGAACTCGAGACCTTGAGGTGTAATCTTCCAAAAGCCTCGCCTGGGGCTGCTTGAAAGACCCGCCCGCTTCAGGCGATCATGTGCCCAACCTGCCCGATTTTTGTAGACAAGTTGGCGACCACTCGGTAACAGCTCCTGCCGGTCGCTTTCCGAGAGACCCAAGACCTTCGCGGCCGCTTCGTGCGCCTCCTTCGCAGAGGTACCACTGGGATGCGCCGCGAGGTGGCGCAGGATTGGTTCGATAAACTTGTCGTAGGTCGGTACAGGCATCAGTGCTCAAATCTGAGGGCGCATATACTTGTGCAGGAGAGGCGCCGTGAAATCGCGGCGCCCCCGTCGTCATCACCGACTGCGGTCCCGACCTACACCAGGTTCATCGCCTTCGGCTGCTCGCCGGAGTAGTCGTAGAAGCCCTTGCCCGACTTGCGGCCGAAGTAGCCCATGGAAACCATGCGCTTCAGCAGCGGCGGCGAGGCGTAGCGCTTCTCCTTGTACTCCTCGAACATGATGCCGCCGATCTTGTCGAGCGTGTCCAGCCCCACGAAATCGCTGAGCACGAACGGCCCCATCGGGTAG
Coding sequences:
- a CDS encoding restriction endonuclease — translated: MPVPTYDKFIEPILRHLAAHPSGTSAKEAHEAAAKVLGLSESDRQELLPSGRQLVYKNRAGWAHDRLKRAGLSSSPRRGFWKITPQGLEFARIHPSPLADRDVQVLAFEYMDVPLRPDSLGELPLPPPALPGMPSRDALASPDDRLEEALAELRRTLTAEVLDALASVSPSYFETIVLDLLHRMGYGTSRTDLQRVGGSGDGGIDGVISLDKLGLEKVYVQAKRWQQTVGRPEIQAFYGALAGQRANKGVFITTSVYTPQALDFARSVERIVLVDGKRLASLMIDHEVGVSARIIKVPKLDSDYFDEESV
- a CDS encoding helix-turn-helix transcriptional regulator produces the protein MDAFEKVLGRVIAQRRKTVGMSQEAVAFRCKLHPTYISQLERGLKSPTIRVLRLIAEALDTSASELLMAAESEGANRPVDE